The following proteins come from a genomic window of Sphaerisporangium rubeum:
- a CDS encoding FtsW/RodA/SpoVE family cell cycle protein: MTAKRRGAQLVMLSFAVAIVMVAYANVGLGHDGQVPAGMLGYGLGLAGLMLAAYLVLAKFAPWADPLILPLVTLVNGLGLVMIYRIELDSDLASAGNQLFWTALGIVMFSVTLIVLRDHRALQRMTYTAGFIGLGLLILPLVPGLGREINGARIWVGVGGFSIQPGEFAKLALVVFFAGYLVAKRDVLALAGRRLLFIDLPRARDLGPVLITWVVSVGVLVLEKDLGTSLLLFGAFVAMLYIATQRTSWVLIGLLLFLGGAIVAGQLFSHVGARFDVYLNPSDPALYDREFGGSYQLMQGLFGMGSGGILGSGLGQGYPQLIPLSFSDFIFAATGEELGLTGLMALLMVYALIVERGLRTSTAARDPFSKLLAGGLSFTLAWQVFIIVGGVTNLIPLTGLVTPFMSQGGSALLANWIIIALLVRMSDAARRPPPQAIQDEGLTQVFQR; the protein is encoded by the coding sequence ATGACCGCCAAACGGCGGGGGGCGCAGCTCGTCATGCTCTCCTTCGCCGTGGCCATCGTCATGGTCGCCTACGCCAACGTCGGGCTCGGCCACGACGGCCAGGTGCCCGCCGGCATGCTCGGCTACGGTCTCGGTCTCGCCGGGCTCATGCTGGCCGCCTACCTCGTGCTGGCGAAGTTCGCCCCCTGGGCCGATCCCCTGATCCTCCCGCTCGTGACGCTGGTCAACGGCCTCGGCCTCGTCATGATCTACCGCATCGAGCTCGACTCCGACCTGGCCTCCGCCGGCAACCAGCTCTTCTGGACGGCGCTCGGCATCGTCATGTTCTCCGTCACGCTGATCGTGCTGCGCGACCACCGCGCGCTGCAGCGCATGACGTACACCGCCGGCTTCATCGGCCTCGGGCTGCTGATCCTGCCCCTCGTCCCGGGGCTCGGCAGAGAGATCAACGGCGCACGCATCTGGGTCGGTGTCGGCGGCTTCAGCATCCAGCCCGGCGAGTTCGCCAAGCTGGCCCTGGTCGTGTTCTTCGCCGGTTACCTCGTGGCCAAGCGCGACGTGCTGGCCCTCGCGGGCCGCCGCCTGCTCTTCATCGACCTGCCCCGGGCCCGCGACCTCGGCCCCGTGCTCATCACCTGGGTCGTCAGCGTCGGCGTGCTGGTCCTCGAGAAGGACCTCGGCACCTCGCTGCTGCTGTTCGGCGCCTTCGTCGCGATGCTGTACATCGCGACGCAGCGCACCTCGTGGGTGCTGATCGGCCTGCTGCTGTTCCTCGGCGGCGCGATCGTCGCCGGACAGCTGTTCAGCCACGTCGGCGCGCGCTTCGACGTCTACCTCAACCCGAGCGACCCCGCGCTCTACGACCGCGAGTTCGGCGGCAGCTACCAGCTCATGCAGGGCCTGTTCGGCATGGGGTCCGGCGGCATCCTCGGGTCGGGCCTCGGCCAGGGGTACCCCCAGCTGATCCCGTTGTCGTTCTCCGACTTCATCTTCGCCGCGACCGGCGAGGAACTCGGCCTGACCGGCCTGATGGCGCTGCTCATGGTGTACGCGCTCATCGTGGAACGCGGCCTGCGCACCTCGACGGCCGCACGCGACCCGTTCAGCAAGCTCCTCGCCGGCGGGTTGTCGTTCACCCTGGCGTGGCAGGTCTTCATCATCGTCGGCGGCGTGACCAACCTGATCCCGCTGACCGGCCTCGTCACGCCGTTCATGTCACAGGGCGGATCGGCGCTGCTCGCGAACTGGATCATCATCGCGTTGCTGGTCCGCATGTCGGACGCCGCCCGCCGCCCGCCGCCGCAGGCGATCCAGGACGAGGGACTGACGCAGGTGTTCCAGCGATGA
- a CDS encoding FHA domain-containing protein FhaB/FipA translates to MSELTLLLIRLAFLAVLWFFVIAAVGVIRTDLFGSRQPATVAARKPVKPARQPAKPKKGEPRQLVVTGGPLQGTIINLSETPITIGRANDATLVLSDDYASSRHARLFPQDGQWIVEDLGSTNGTYLDRSKVTRPMPVHLGVPIRIGKTVIELRK, encoded by the coding sequence ATGTCCGAGCTCACGCTGCTGCTGATCCGGCTCGCGTTCCTCGCGGTGCTGTGGTTCTTTGTCATTGCCGCGGTCGGCGTGATCAGGACAGACTTGTTCGGATCACGGCAGCCGGCCACGGTGGCGGCGAGAAAACCGGTCAAACCCGCACGTCAACCGGCCAAGCCCAAGAAGGGGGAGCCGCGACAACTGGTCGTTACCGGTGGTCCCCTGCAAGGAACCATCATCAACCTCTCGGAGACGCCAATCACTATCGGTCGGGCTAATGACGCCACGCTGGTACTCAGCGACGATTACGCTTCGAGCCGGCACGCCCGGCTGTTCCCGCAGGACGGTCAGTGGATCGTGGAAGATCTCGGCTCGACCAACGGCACATATCTCGACCGCTCCAAAGTCACCCGCCCCATGCCGGTGCATCTCGGTGTTCCGATTCGCATCGGCAAAACCGTCATCGAATTGCGCAAATGA
- a CDS encoding hemolysin family protein has product MNTVSALLLGVVLLIGNGLFVAAEFAVVSARRHRLEESAAGGGPVARAAGRAALRNARELSLMLAGAQLGITLCSLGLAMVTEPAIEHLLAPVFGLVGLPESMQVAVAYVIALAVITFLHMVAGEMAPKSWALTHPERAAMALALPFRGFTWIVRPLLATLNGLSNAMLRLFGVHARDELATTRTPPQLAMLVGESARMGLLDRHEHDLLTRALRVQSQPVERLMVPIGSAAAVPVEASGTEITDVAASSGHLRLVVNGGRPQDVRGVLHVRSAVVDPGTTAGDMMSPAPRLAATTTIPEAVARLQAERAHLGFVTDTRDRVTGLVSLSDLIGELLNTRAPEIVQATGK; this is encoded by the coding sequence ATGAACACCGTGAGTGCCCTGCTTCTGGGTGTCGTGCTGCTGATCGGCAACGGGCTGTTCGTCGCCGCCGAGTTCGCCGTGGTGTCCGCCAGGAGGCACCGCCTGGAGGAGTCCGCCGCCGGAGGCGGTCCCGTCGCGCGCGCCGCCGGCCGCGCGGCGCTGCGCAACGCGCGCGAGCTGTCGCTCATGCTGGCCGGAGCGCAGCTCGGCATCACGCTGTGCTCCCTCGGCCTCGCCATGGTCACCGAGCCCGCCATCGAGCACCTGCTCGCGCCGGTGTTCGGCTTGGTCGGCCTGCCGGAGTCCATGCAGGTCGCGGTGGCGTACGTCATCGCGCTCGCCGTCATCACGTTCCTGCACATGGTGGCGGGGGAGATGGCGCCGAAGTCCTGGGCCCTGACCCACCCCGAGCGGGCCGCGATGGCGCTCGCGCTGCCGTTCCGCGGGTTCACCTGGATCGTGCGGCCGCTGCTCGCCACGCTCAACGGCCTCAGCAACGCGATGCTGCGGCTGTTCGGCGTGCACGCCAGGGACGAGCTGGCGACCACCCGCACCCCTCCGCAGCTCGCCATGCTGGTCGGTGAGTCGGCGCGCATGGGCCTGCTCGACCGCCACGAGCACGATCTGCTGACCCGCGCGCTGCGGGTGCAGTCACAGCCCGTCGAGCGCCTGATGGTGCCGATCGGCAGTGCCGCCGCCGTACCGGTGGAGGCCTCGGGCACCGAGATCACCGATGTGGCCGCGAGCAGCGGCCACCTGCGCCTGGTCGTCAACGGCGGACGTCCGCAGGACGTACGTGGGGTGCTGCACGTCCGCAGCGCCGTCGTGGATCCCGGCACGACCGCCGGGGACATGATGAGTCCCGCGCCGCGGCTCGCCGCCACCACGACCATCCCCGAGGCGGTGGCCCGGCTGCAGGCCGAGCGCGCGCATCTGGGGTTCGTCACCGACACGCGCGACCGGGTGACCGGCCTGGTGAGCCTCAGCGACCTGATCGGCGAGCTGCTGAACACCCGCGCGCCGGAGATCGTGCAAGCGACCGGTAAGTGA
- a CDS encoding LCP family protein, with translation MAGDRPGTPDEAGEATRAVRRPAGGGAPDPWAAPPGAGEAYAAGQPAYRVPGGSGRGHGDIGADATRQEALPGQAPPLASPAGGRSSGRSKVYGKPRSGSAPVRPLPGGAGPGAPGQTLASDGGPRKPRRTGRIVLRVVAVLVALVLILAVGGFFWISSRLRTIDALTDYEGRPAATPGEDWLLVGSDSRAGLTKAQRRKLATGKAVGKRTDTMMLLHVPAGDGRPTLVSLPRDSYVPIDGHGSDKLNAAYAFGGPKLLAKTVEKVTDIRIDHYMEIGFGGFVGIVDAVGGVNICVKQDIDDPKAGINLKKGCQDMDGGTALGYVRTRKTGAIPDFDRTQRQRQFFSAVVKKAASPGVLVNPFRSVPLAVSATDSVAVDPGTGVFDLLSLGLAMSGDPIATAVPIGSLPTINGAAVVKWDTQRALRLFKALAEDKPVPKDVIAK, from the coding sequence ATGGCGGGAGATCGGCCGGGGACGCCCGACGAGGCAGGCGAGGCGACCCGGGCGGTACGGCGTCCGGCAGGCGGAGGCGCCCCTGATCCGTGGGCCGCTCCTCCAGGCGCCGGCGAGGCCTACGCCGCGGGACAGCCCGCGTACCGGGTGCCAGGGGGGTCGGGGAGAGGACACGGCGACATCGGGGCCGACGCCACCCGGCAGGAGGCCCTGCCAGGACAGGCGCCACCACTGGCGTCCCCGGCAGGCGGCAGGTCGAGCGGCAGGTCCAAGGTGTACGGCAAACCGCGCTCCGGCAGTGCCCCGGTACGGCCGCTGCCCGGCGGCGCGGGACCCGGCGCACCCGGCCAGACCCTGGCGTCCGACGGCGGGCCACGGAAGCCGCGCCGCACCGGCCGCATCGTGCTGCGGGTCGTCGCGGTCCTGGTGGCGCTGGTCCTCATCCTCGCCGTCGGCGGCTTCTTCTGGATCAGCTCGCGGCTGCGCACCATCGACGCGCTCACCGACTACGAGGGCCGTCCCGCCGCCACCCCAGGCGAGGACTGGCTGCTGGTCGGCTCCGACAGCCGCGCGGGCCTGACCAAGGCGCAGCGCAGGAAACTCGCCACCGGCAAGGCCGTCGGCAAGCGCACCGACACGATGATGCTTCTGCACGTGCCGGCCGGCGACGGCAGGCCGACCCTGGTCAGCCTGCCCCGTGACTCGTACGTGCCGATCGACGGCCACGGCAGCGACAAGCTGAACGCCGCCTACGCCTTCGGCGGCCCCAAGCTGCTGGCCAAGACCGTGGAGAAGGTCACCGACATCCGGATCGACCACTACATGGAGATCGGCTTCGGGGGGTTCGTCGGCATCGTCGACGCGGTCGGCGGCGTGAACATCTGCGTCAAGCAGGACATCGACGACCCCAAGGCCGGTATCAACCTGAAGAAGGGCTGCCAGGACATGGACGGCGGCACGGCACTCGGGTACGTGCGCACCCGCAAGACCGGCGCCATCCCCGACTTCGACCGCACCCAGCGGCAGCGGCAGTTCTTCTCCGCGGTGGTCAAGAAGGCCGCGAGCCCCGGTGTGCTGGTCAACCCGTTCCGGTCGGTCCCGCTGGCCGTCAGCGCCACCGACTCGGTCGCGGTGGACCCCGGCACCGGCGTCTTCGACCTGCTGTCCCTCGGCCTCGCGATGAGCGGCGACCCGATCGCCACGGCGGTCCCCATCGGATCCCTGCCGACCATCAACGGCGCGGCCGTGGTCAAGTGGGACACCCAGCGCGCGTTGCGCCTGTTCAAGGCCCTGGCCGAGGACAAGCCGGTGCCGAAGGACGTCATCGCCAAGTAG
- a CDS encoding hemolysin family protein, which produces MNSIVGLSAVFLLTLATGYFVAQEFAYVAADRSALKEQAAAGDAAADRALRVTSRLSFMLSGAQLGITVTTLLVGFVTEPALTPLISPVLTAAGVPEAAIRGLSVALGLVIATTVQMVLGELAPKNLGIARPEVLAKWLSRSTLAYLAVAGPVIRLFDAAATRLLRRVGVEPVEEIEHGATPEELSRIIAESEASGDLSQRLSDLLERALEFGDRTAEDVMVPRPRVVSLRAGRPASDLLDAVRTAGHSQYPVLGPDGDVVGVTGLREWIGAPSHDVPIERISTAPLLVPTSLPLPELRERMRVAGGGPACVIDEYGGLAGLVTMEDLAEELVGELMDENDPDAAAAVEQGDGTWDVPGTLRLDEVERATGLRLPESEDYETVAGLVMARLGRLAEPGDEMTVPLVPDNHLLEDDGDGPGDADVVLTVLEVQRRVPARVRLTRRVADPAVTGGETR; this is translated from the coding sequence ATGAACAGCATTGTCGGCCTGTCGGCCGTGTTCCTCCTCACACTCGCGACGGGATATTTCGTCGCTCAGGAGTTCGCGTACGTCGCCGCCGACCGCTCCGCGCTCAAGGAACAGGCCGCGGCAGGCGACGCCGCCGCGGACCGTGCACTGCGGGTCACCTCCCGCCTGTCGTTCATGCTCTCCGGCGCGCAACTCGGCATCACCGTCACCACGCTTCTTGTCGGCTTCGTCACAGAGCCCGCACTCACCCCGCTGATCAGCCCGGTACTGACGGCCGCCGGCGTGCCGGAGGCCGCGATCCGCGGCCTTTCCGTGGCGCTCGGCCTGGTGATCGCCACGACCGTGCAGATGGTGCTCGGCGAGCTGGCGCCGAAGAACCTCGGCATCGCGCGACCCGAGGTCCTCGCCAAGTGGCTGTCCCGGTCGACGCTCGCGTACCTCGCGGTGGCCGGGCCGGTGATCCGCCTGTTCGACGCGGCGGCCACCCGGCTGCTGCGCCGCGTCGGCGTCGAGCCGGTCGAGGAGATCGAGCACGGCGCCACGCCGGAGGAGCTCTCCCGGATCATCGCCGAGTCCGAGGCCTCCGGTGACCTGTCGCAGCGGCTGTCGGACCTGCTGGAGCGCGCGCTGGAGTTCGGCGACCGCACCGCCGAGGACGTCATGGTGCCGCGGCCCCGTGTGGTGTCGCTGCGCGCCGGACGTCCCGCGTCCGACCTGCTCGACGCCGTACGCACCGCGGGCCACTCCCAGTACCCCGTCCTCGGCCCCGACGGTGACGTCGTCGGGGTGACGGGCCTGCGCGAATGGATCGGCGCGCCGTCGCACGACGTGCCGATCGAGCGGATCAGCACCGCGCCGCTGCTGGTCCCCACCTCGTTGCCGCTGCCGGAGCTGCGCGAGCGCATGCGAGTCGCCGGAGGCGGCCCGGCCTGCGTGATCGACGAGTACGGCGGCCTGGCGGGCCTCGTCACCATGGAGGACCTCGCCGAGGAACTGGTCGGCGAGCTGATGGACGAGAACGACCCCGACGCCGCCGCGGCGGTGGAGCAGGGGGACGGCACCTGGGACGTGCCGGGCACGCTGCGGCTCGACGAGGTCGAGCGCGCCACGGGCCTGCGGCTTCCCGAGAGCGAGGACTACGAGACCGTGGCGGGACTGGTCATGGCGAGACTCGGCCGGCTCGCCGAGCCGGGAGACGAGATGACGGTGCCGCTCGTACCGGACAACCATCTGCTGGAAGATGACGGAGACGGCCCCGGTGACGCCGACGTCGTGCTCACCGTCCTTGAGGTGCAGCGGCGGGTGCCGGCCCGGGTGCGGCTGACCCGCAGGGTCGCCGACCCCGCCGTGACCGGGGGTGAGACCCGATGA
- a CDS encoding FhaA domain-containing protein — MGVLQRFERRLEGLVEGAFARAFKSDLQPVEVASAVQREMDERAAIVAQGRTLVPNDFVVELSPTDSERLEVYADSIGHELANLAREYAKEQGYSFVGPVRVRFETADDLAVGLFRIRSGVIRGATVEQDEIRQPVSDHVPGRPSAFGGRPRLLVSTQDDPQGQRSYELTTPVTLLGRGTDCDLRLVDPGVSRHHAELRVEGDMVSLVDLGSTNGTFVNGQPVRRIELQDGTRVTLGRTTLVFRRD, encoded by the coding sequence GTGGGAGTCCTTCAGCGCTTCGAGCGACGGCTCGAAGGCTTGGTTGAGGGGGCCTTTGCGCGGGCGTTCAAGTCTGACCTTCAGCCGGTCGAGGTCGCCAGCGCGGTGCAGAGGGAGATGGACGAACGCGCCGCGATCGTCGCTCAGGGCCGCACTCTCGTGCCCAACGACTTCGTGGTGGAGCTGTCACCGACCGACAGTGAGCGGTTGGAGGTGTACGCCGACAGCATCGGCCACGAGCTCGCCAACCTCGCCAGGGAGTACGCCAAGGAGCAGGGGTACTCGTTCGTGGGACCTGTCCGGGTTCGCTTCGAGACCGCCGACGACCTCGCGGTGGGCTTGTTCCGCATCCGCTCCGGGGTCATCCGTGGCGCCACGGTGGAGCAGGACGAGATCAGGCAGCCCGTCAGCGACCACGTCCCTGGGAGGCCGAGCGCGTTCGGCGGCCGTCCGCGCCTGCTGGTGTCCACACAGGACGACCCGCAGGGCCAGCGGTCCTACGAGCTGACCACGCCGGTCACGCTCCTCGGCCGGGGCACCGACTGCGATCTGCGGCTGGTGGACCCCGGCGTCTCACGGCACCACGCCGAGCTCAGGGTCGAGGGTGACATGGTCTCCCTCGTCGATCTCGGTTCAACGAACGGCACCTTCGTCAACGGCCAGCCGGTACGCAGGATCGAGCTCCAGGACGGCACACGTGTCACCCTTGGACGCACGACCCTGGTGTTCCGGCGCGATTAA
- a CDS encoding peptidoglycan D,D-transpeptidase FtsI family protein, which produces MNNTVKRMAVACLLMFGLLMLNINYLQAVKADDLRADNRNQRSFFARYQYERGMITAGGQTLAKSVDAGGTFRFQRKYTDGPVYAPVLGFFAPESERGIESAANKYLDGTHPDLFVRRTVDLITNKPPRGADVDLTLVPKAQEAAYRDLKQSGKRGAVVALDPKTGAVLTMVSVPSFDPGTMAVPDKAKAARAYNKLDKDENEPLINRAIAKTYAPGSTFKVVTSAGYLMDDDSRDVNSTVNAPDALLLPGTNTYLRNYHGESCGGRASLLDALTISCNTAFAEMALDMGYDKLEQQAAKFGVGQTLAIPLSVARSDIGADEGKAALAKTAIGQQSNQMTPLQMAMVAAGVANDGKVMKPYLINKIVGPDNDEIDAARPEELDEAVSPEVASELRQMMISVVQNGTGTAAQIPNVTVAGKTGTAETAPGAPSHAWFISFAPAEDPKVAVAVFVESGSAGNDATGGAVAAPIARDVMQAVLDR; this is translated from the coding sequence ATGAACAACACCGTCAAGCGCATGGCCGTGGCATGTCTGCTGATGTTCGGGTTGCTGATGCTCAACATCAACTACCTGCAGGCCGTCAAGGCCGACGATCTGCGCGCCGACAACCGCAACCAGCGCAGTTTCTTCGCGCGCTACCAGTACGAGCGCGGCATGATCACCGCGGGTGGCCAGACGCTGGCCAAGTCCGTCGACGCCGGCGGCACGTTCCGGTTCCAGCGCAAGTACACCGACGGCCCGGTGTACGCGCCGGTCCTCGGCTTCTTCGCGCCGGAGAGCGAGCGCGGCATCGAGTCGGCGGCCAACAAGTACCTCGACGGCACCCACCCCGACCTGTTCGTGCGCCGCACCGTGGACCTCATCACCAACAAGCCGCCTCGCGGCGCGGACGTCGACCTCACCTTGGTGCCGAAGGCCCAGGAGGCCGCGTACCGCGACCTGAAGCAGAGCGGCAAGCGCGGCGCGGTCGTGGCGCTCGACCCGAAGACCGGCGCCGTGCTCACCATGGTCTCGGTGCCGAGCTTCGACCCTGGCACCATGGCGGTCCCCGACAAGGCCAAGGCGGCGCGCGCGTACAACAAGCTCGACAAGGACGAGAACGAGCCGCTGATCAACCGCGCGATCGCCAAGACGTACGCTCCCGGCTCGACGTTCAAGGTCGTCACCTCGGCCGGCTACCTCATGGACGACGACTCGCGCGACGTGAACAGCACCGTGAACGCGCCGGACGCCTTGCTGCTCCCTGGCACCAACACCTACCTGCGCAACTATCACGGCGAGTCGTGCGGTGGCCGTGCGTCGCTGCTCGACGCGCTCACCATCTCGTGCAACACGGCGTTCGCCGAGATGGCGCTGGACATGGGCTACGACAAGCTGGAGCAGCAGGCGGCGAAGTTCGGCGTCGGTCAGACGCTGGCCATCCCCCTGTCGGTGGCGCGCAGCGACATCGGCGCGGACGAGGGCAAGGCCGCGCTCGCCAAGACCGCCATCGGCCAGCAGAGCAACCAGATGACCCCGCTGCAGATGGCGATGGTCGCCGCCGGCGTCGCCAACGACGGCAAGGTCATGAAGCCCTACCTGATCAACAAGATCGTCGGGCCGGACAACGACGAGATCGACGCCGCGCGTCCCGAGGAGCTCGACGAGGCGGTCAGCCCCGAGGTCGCCAGCGAGCTGCGCCAGATGATGATCAGTGTCGTGCAGAACGGCACCGGCACCGCCGCGCAGATCCCGAACGTCACGGTGGCCGGCAAGACCGGTACCGCCGAGACCGCGCCGGGTGCCCCCTCGCACGCGTGGTTCATCTCGTTCGCCCCGGCCGAGGACCCGAAGGTCGCGGTCGCGGTGTTCGTCGAGTCCGGCAGCGCAGGCAACGACGCGACCGGCGGCGCGGTGGCCGCGCCGATCGCGCGCGACGTCATGCAGGCGGTGCTCGACCGGTGA
- a CDS encoding serine/threonine-protein kinase → MTFADRMLSDRYRLTGRIAAGGMGEVWRAVDRLLGREVAVKVLRQHVAAHPEFRERFRNEARITAGLNDPGIAQVFDYGEQDDIAYLVMELVPGEALSAILGRAGTLSPEVTLDVIGQTARALHTAHRAGVIHRDVKPGNVLVTDTGMIKITDFGIARALEGARMTMTGTVLGTAQYVSPEQASGSTLTPSTDVYSLGVVAYECLAGRPPFSAGNQVAIALMHLNEQVPPLPASVPPPVRDLVTAMLAKSPDHRPRTAQEVADRAMVLRDSLATPSAAHLSTLTDPAGIPAPRAEHATSGTLYAAEAAERHGTTRIGRPPAGTRPVGPAPARRPRRRGKVTAIGLVAAAGCAAAVGFGALTAGALPEFGDGEPSTSAQPVTEVSPVRTSPAASPSASRPQRSVTPVRPSVSRSATVGRTAEPSPRSTPSPSPTPTPTPTPTPTPTPSPSETPIPSDTPSATIPPNGET, encoded by the coding sequence GTGACGTTCGCCGACCGCATGCTCAGCGACCGCTACCGGCTGACCGGCCGCATCGCGGCCGGCGGCATGGGTGAGGTGTGGCGTGCCGTGGACCGGCTGCTCGGCCGCGAGGTCGCGGTCAAGGTGCTGCGCCAGCACGTCGCCGCGCACCCGGAGTTCCGTGAGCGTTTCCGCAACGAGGCGCGGATCACCGCGGGTCTCAACGATCCCGGCATCGCGCAGGTCTTCGACTACGGCGAGCAGGACGACATCGCCTACCTCGTCATGGAGCTGGTCCCGGGTGAGGCGCTGTCGGCCATCCTCGGCCGCGCCGGCACGCTGAGCCCCGAGGTCACTCTCGACGTGATCGGCCAGACCGCTCGCGCGCTGCACACGGCGCACCGGGCCGGGGTGATCCACCGCGACGTCAAGCCAGGAAACGTGCTGGTCACCGACACCGGCATGATCAAGATCACCGACTTCGGCATCGCGCGGGCCCTGGAAGGCGCTCGCATGACCATGACCGGCACCGTGCTCGGCACCGCGCAGTACGTCAGCCCCGAGCAGGCGTCCGGCAGCACGCTCACCCCGTCCACCGACGTGTACTCCCTCGGCGTGGTCGCATACGAGTGCCTGGCCGGCCGGCCGCCGTTCTCCGCCGGCAACCAGGTGGCCATCGCGCTGATGCACCTGAACGAGCAGGTGCCGCCGCTGCCGGCCTCGGTGCCGCCGCCGGTGCGCGACCTCGTGACGGCCATGCTCGCCAAGAGCCCCGACCACCGGCCGCGCACGGCCCAGGAGGTCGCCGACCGCGCGATGGTGCTGCGCGACTCCCTGGCCACGCCGAGCGCGGCCCACCTGAGCACGCTGACCGACCCGGCCGGCATCCCCGCGCCGCGCGCCGAGCACGCCACCTCCGGCACGCTGTACGCCGCCGAGGCCGCCGAGCGGCACGGCACCACGCGCATCGGCCGTCCCCCGGCAGGCACCCGGCCCGTGGGCCCGGCACCCGCGCGACGGCCGCGGCGGCGCGGGAAGGTCACCGCCATCGGCCTGGTGGCCGCGGCGGGGTGCGCGGCTGCGGTCGGCTTCGGCGCGTTGACGGCGGGTGCGCTTCCCGAGTTCGGCGACGGGGAGCCGAGCACCTCGGCGCAGCCGGTGACCGAGGTGTCCCCCGTCAGGACCTCCCCGGCCGCCTCTCCATCCGCATCTCGTCCACAACGATCGGTGACGCCTGTCAGGCCGTCGGTGTCACGGTCGGCTACGGTAGGCAGGACGGCGGAGCCCTCCCCACGGAGCACGCCGAGCCCCAGTCCGACACCGACGCCGACCCCTACTCCGACACCCACACCGACCCCCTCTCCGAGTGAGACGCCAATCCCCAGCGACACCCCAAGCGCGACAATCCCCCCGAACGGGGAGACGTAA
- a CDS encoding Stp1/IreP family PP2C-type Ser/Thr phosphatase, translated as MTIALRYAARSDVGLLREGNEDSAYASPRLLAVADGMGGHAHGEVASSVAITAMSSLDQDASGGDLLSAIEAAVRDANRKLHEMVGRDPSLKGMGTTLTAMLWSGTRVALVHVGDSRAYLLRNGELYQITHDHTLVQSLVDDGRITQEEAASHPQRSILLRALDGSGEVDPDLSLREAQINDRYLLCSDGLSSVVSAETLHHTLTTVDEPETVVRQLIDLANRGGGPDNITCIVADVVEIEEGQVVAGDAAVVGAAGSNRLRSQPPDTPAGRASTITAPQPVIVDVDTGEEPVGGPAASAVAAPRRVKRRRLWPIAVTAIGLMAVVVGGGGYYGYRWTQEQYYVGAQGDELVLFRGVDTSLGPIQLNSVAQSTGLLLSSIPEPEREQVRRGIPVPNLQAGQIKINDLKAKSAAGGDKPSQPSASPSATRSS; from the coding sequence ATGACAATCGCACTCCGCTACGCCGCCCGCTCGGACGTCGGCCTCCTCCGCGAAGGGAACGAGGACTCGGCGTACGCGAGCCCGCGCCTGCTCGCCGTCGCAGACGGCATGGGTGGGCACGCTCACGGTGAGGTGGCCAGTTCGGTCGCCATCACCGCCATGTCGTCCCTTGACCAGGACGCCTCCGGGGGGGACCTGCTCAGCGCCATCGAGGCAGCGGTGCGCGACGCCAATCGCAAACTGCACGAGATGGTGGGCCGGGACCCCAGCCTCAAGGGCATGGGCACGACCCTCACGGCGATGCTGTGGTCGGGCACCCGTGTCGCTCTGGTCCATGTCGGCGACTCCCGCGCCTACCTCCTTCGCAACGGTGAGCTCTACCAGATCACCCACGACCACACCTTGGTGCAGTCGCTGGTCGACGACGGCAGGATCACCCAGGAGGAGGCCGCGAGCCATCCTCAGCGCTCGATCCTGCTGAGAGCGCTCGACGGAAGCGGCGAGGTCGACCCCGACCTGTCGCTGCGTGAGGCGCAGATCAACGACCGCTACCTGTTGTGCTCCGACGGCTTGTCCAGCGTGGTGAGCGCCGAGACGCTCCACCACACGCTGACCACGGTGGACGAGCCGGAGACGGTGGTCAGGCAGCTCATCGATCTCGCCAACCGCGGCGGGGGCCCCGACAACATCACCTGCATCGTCGCCGACGTCGTCGAGATCGAAGAGGGTCAGGTCGTGGCGGGGGACGCCGCCGTGGTGGGGGCCGCGGGCTCCAACCGCCTGCGATCCCAGCCTCCCGACACCCCGGCGGGGCGAGCGTCCACGATCACGGCCCCGCAGCCGGTGATCGTGGACGTCGACACCGGCGAGGAACCCGTGGGCGGCCCGGCGGCGAGCGCCGTGGCCGCCCCGCGGCGTGTCAAGCGCCGGCGTCTGTGGCCGATCGCGGTGACCGCGATCGGCCTGATGGCCGTGGTGGTGGGAGGCGGGGGGTACTACGGCTACCGGTGGACGCAGGAGCAGTACTACGTAGGCGCTCAGGGAGACGAGCTAGTGTTGTTCCGCGGGGTGGACACGAGCCTCGGACCGATCCAACTGAATTCCGTCGCGCAGAGCACGGGACTTCTGCTGTCCTCGATCCCCGAACCCGAGCGTGAGCAGGTCCGGCGCGGCATCCCCGTCCCCAACCTCCAGGCAGGACAGATCAAGATCAACGACCTGAAGGCCAAGTCGGCCGCCGGCGGTGACAAGCCCTCCCAGCCGTCGGCCTCCCCCAGCGCCACGAGGTCCTCCTAG